A genomic region of Candidatus Binatia bacterium contains the following coding sequences:
- a CDS encoding DUF6036 family nucleotidyltransferase produces the protein MPSRVVELLAALRAALEPITPRWYLFGAQAALLHGAARLTADVDVTVDAEGHAAGELIAALQNAGFTLRVADAETFIARTRVIPLVHTASGIPVDVVLAGTGLEDLFLQRAQLRNIQGVSVRVASAEDVVVMKVLAGRAKDLATSTRS, from the coding sequence ATGCCTTCCCGCGTCGTTGAGCTGCTCGCGGCGTTGCGCGCCGCGCTCGAACCGATCACGCCACGATGGTACCTGTTTGGCGCACAGGCTGCGCTGCTGCACGGCGCCGCGCGCCTGACGGCGGACGTCGACGTCACCGTCGATGCCGAAGGACACGCCGCGGGCGAGCTCATCGCGGCGCTGCAGAACGCGGGATTCACGCTGCGCGTCGCCGATGCGGAGACGTTCATCGCCCGCACACGAGTCATCCCGCTGGTGCATACGGCCTCCGGAATACCGGTCGACGTGGTCCTCGCGGGTACAGGTCTCGAGGATCTCTTTCTGCAACGCGCTCAGTTGCGAAACATCCAAGGCGTCAGTGTCCGGGTGGCCAGTGCGGAAGACGTGGTTGTAATGAAAGTGCTCGCCGGACGTGCCAAGGATCTCGCGACGTCCACGCGATCCTGA
- a CDS encoding type II toxin-antitoxin system HicB family antitoxin — protein sequence MKNFGFVYPAKFERHRRNVLVRFPDLPEALTEGDDDQGALAQARDCLDEAIAGRIRRGDDIPAASPPRRGERMVPVSAPMAAKAALYLALREAKLTKLDLARRLGCDEKEVRRLLDPRHPSKLPRMQEALAQLGKRLVVEMQAA from the coding sequence ATGAAGAACTTCGGGTTTGTGTATCCGGCCAAGTTCGAAAGGCATCGGAGAAATGTGCTCGTCCGGTTTCCGGACCTCCCCGAGGCCCTTACGGAAGGCGACGACGACCAGGGGGCGCTGGCTCAGGCCAGGGACTGCTTGGATGAAGCGATCGCTGGGCGCATTCGCCGGGGCGATGATATCCCCGCCGCCTCGCCGCCGCGTCGCGGTGAGCGCATGGTGCCGGTCTCGGCACCGATGGCCGCCAAGGCGGCCTTGTATCTCGCTCTTCGCGAAGCGAAGCTGACAAAGCTCGATCTCGCAAGGCGACTCGGGTGCGATGAGAAGGAGGTTCGCCGCCTGCTCGACCCGCGGCACCCCTCGAAGTTGCCGCGGATGCAAGAAGCGCTGGCGCAACTGGGTAAGCGTCTCGTCGTTGAGATGCAAGCGGCCTAG